The Candidatus Omnitrophota bacterium DNA window AAAGAGAAAAAACGGCGAACGCAGCAATATCTGTTTGGTCGCCCCCAATACGCCATATTTTTTTTATGGACTTATGGGCATCCTTAGCGCTGGGCATGTCGCCGTTCCCCTCAATCCCCTGCTCAATCCCGAAGAACTCGCCGCCTTGATCGCTCATGCGAAATCTTCCGTTTTGTTGTACGATCCACTCTTGTCGGAAAAAGTCCAGCAGGCCGCGTCTCAGATGAAAATAAAAATCGATTTGATTCCCCTCCCGCAGTTGTTGGAAAACAATTTCCCCATTACGGAGAATCTTCTTCCATCGATCCAACCGGACGACGCTTCGATGATCCTCTATACCTCCGGCACGACCGGCGATCCCAAAGGCGTCATACTCACTCACCGCAATATTTACGAAGATTGTCTCTTATTCACCACCGTAATCGATTTCAGTCCCGCCGATACCCTGCCTTTGATGCTGCCGTTGTTTCATACATTCGCCATGACCGTCATTCTGTTCGGAGCCCTGATGCGGGGTTCAAAAATTCGGCTCTACCCGCAATTCACGCCGCAAAAGATTCTCGAATGCATCGTCCAAGATTCCAGCGTCATACTGGTCGCCGTTCCGCCCATGTTTTACATGCTGGCTCGTTTCGCGCCGGACGGCATTGCTTCCCAACACCATATTCGAATGGCGGTATCCGGGGGCGGTCCATTGCCGATGGAGGCGTCGAATGCCTTCCAAGAGAAATTCAACCATGAAATCCTGGAAGGGTATGGCCTGACGGAGACGTCCCCCGTCGTATCGGTGAACCTCCCAGGGAAAAATAAGCCCGGAACCATCGGCCCTCCTCTTCCCGGCGTAGAAGTCCAAGTGCGCGACAATGATGGAAATACCCTCGGCTGCCATGAAGTCGGCGAACTCTGCGTGAGAGGCAAAATCGTCATGCAGGGGTATTATAGAAATCCCGAAGCCACCCAAGCGGTATTCTACGAGGATGGATGGTTCCGCACCGGCGATCTGGCCCGCATCGACGAAGAGGGATATATGCAAATTGTCGGCCGCGCCAAAGACCTTATCGTTTGCGGCGGCGAAAACATCTATCCCCGCGAAATCGAAGAGACGCTGCTTCGCCATCCCGCCGTCGCGGAAGCGGCAGTAGTAGGCCGTCCCCATCGATTGCGCTCGGAGACGCCCTTCGCCTTCATTGTCCTGAACGAAGACGCGAAAAGCGAAATTACGGAGTCCGAATTGCGCAAACACTGCCGCGCGCATCTTGCGGAATATAAAATTCCGGAAGGCTTTTCCTTCATCGAGGAAATGCCGAAAACCGCTACCCGCAAGATCCAAAAAGAGGAACTGAAAAAGATTTATTTTAATAAGAATCCTAAAAATTGAACGCCGTACGCCGAGAGGATAAGAAAAAGAGAAAGAAAATCTCCGAAGATTCGCATTCGATTTGGACAAGAAGCGTCCAAAATCCGCTTGCGCTTATTGCCTATAGAAAAGAAGAATATATAATACGAATTTCTTGGAAAGAAAAAACGCGCCGATGGCTCAATTGGATAGAGCACCTGACTACGGATCAGGAGGTTGCAGGTTCGAATCCTGCTCGGCGCATACTTGATTTTATTAG harbors:
- a CDS encoding AMP-binding protein gives rise to the protein MELYSTFIKSIEKYADCTALEWEDGHLTFQELKDGINAAGRALKKRKNGERSNICLVAPNTPYFFYGLMGILSAGHVAVPLNPLLNPEELAALIAHAKSSVLLYDPLLSEKVQQAASQMKIKIDLIPLPQLLENNFPITENLLPSIQPDDASMILYTSGTTGDPKGVILTHRNIYEDCLLFTTVIDFSPADTLPLMLPLFHTFAMTVILFGALMRGSKIRLYPQFTPQKILECIVQDSSVILVAVPPMFYMLARFAPDGIASQHHIRMAVSGGGPLPMEASNAFQEKFNHEILEGYGLTETSPVVSVNLPGKNKPGTIGPPLPGVEVQVRDNDGNTLGCHEVGELCVRGKIVMQGYYRNPEATQAVFYEDGWFRTGDLARIDEEGYMQIVGRAKDLIVCGGENIYPREIEETLLRHPAVAEAAVVGRPHRLRSETPFAFIVLNEDAKSEITESELRKHCRAHLAEYKIPEGFSFIEEMPKTATRKIQKEELKKIYFNKNPKN